A single window of Eucalyptus grandis isolate ANBG69807.140 chromosome 1, ASM1654582v1, whole genome shotgun sequence DNA harbors:
- the LOC104444297 gene encoding uncharacterized protein At5g39865, with translation MGCIVSRSDTPPAVNPELPHLSPFDSAFSPNSSPLPAKARTVSLATPLVHHPPIKKGDTHHLVSLTSSTYGSLLLIDPQNTRLNIQNLSEQMRLPHPQTPKKMAEPQTHVEDKNDAPSPDTVINTWELMDGLDDFDSDGEKNFRMSVSSISRRPSDYNGCEKETVDSPKSNEIPNKISGDDEMTVAPMVGLKDHSPPSNDKNSSLGREDRVVLYFTSLRGIRKTYEDCRAVKMIFRGLRVALDERDISMDSSYRKELQSKLKDKAATLPQVFIRGNHIGGAEEIRQLNENGDLAKLLEGLDASDIGLVCRTCGEARFVPCPSCSGSRKVFDKDDDRFRRCMDCNENGLIHCPSCCP, from the coding sequence ATGGGATGCATTGTCTCAAGATCCGACACACCCCCTGCGGTAAACCCAGAACTCCCCCATCTCTCTCCGTTTGATTCTGCATTTTCTCCAAATTCTTCACCATTACCAGCCAAAGCAAGAACTGTTTCTCTTGCAACTCCTCTTGTCCACCACCCGCCAATCAAGAAAGGTGACACCCACCATTTGGTCTCTTTGACGTCCAGCACCTATGGTTCCCTCCTCCTCATTGACCCCCAGAACACCAGATTGAACATCCAAAATCTGTCTGAGCAGATGCGTCTACCACATCCGCAGACTCCCAAAAAAATGGCTGAGCCTCAAACTCATGTGGAAGATAAGAATGACGCCCCGTCACCGGATACGGTCATCAACACCTGGGAACTCATGGATGGTCTAGATGACTTCGATTCTGATGGTGAGAAGAACTTCAGGATGTCTGTTTCTTCCATTTCACGCAGGCCTTCGGACTACAATGGCTGTGAGAAGGAAACAGTTGACTCtccaaaatcaaatgaaattccaaataagatcAGTGGCGATGATGAAATGACAGTCGCTCCAATGGTGGGACTCAAGGATCATTCTCCACCATCCAATGACAAGAATTCTTCTTTAGGCAGAGAGGATAGGGTAGTTCTGTACTTCACCAGCTTGAGAGGCATCAGAAAGACTTACGAGGACTGTCGTGCGGTTAAAATGATATTCAGGGGCTTGAGAGTGGCTTTAGATGAGAGGGACATTTCGATGGACTCTTCATACAGAAAGGAATTGCAAAGCAAGCTCAAAGACAAGGCAGCGACTCTGCCTCAGGTCTTCATAAGAGGAAACCACATTGGAGGTGCGGAGGAGATCAGGCAGCTCAATGAGAATGGAGATTTGGCGAAGCTTTTGGAGGGACTTGATGCGAGTGATATCGGGCTCGTGTGCAGGACATGCGGGGAAGCCAGGTTCGTGCCCTGCCCTAGTTGTAGTGGGAGCAGGAAGGTGTTTGACAAGGACGATGACAGGTTCAGAAGGTGCATGGATTGCAATGAGAATGGGTTGATTCACTGCCCTAGCTGCTGCCCATGA
- the LOC104444307 gene encoding lycopene beta cyclase, chloroplastic/chromoplastic yields MDRMLMDTVLKTHNQHGFLRPVCGFSETVSILSSSKLQNQELRLSSRKGHLRRGKNGCIRASSAALLELVPETKKENLEFELPMYDPSKGLVVDLAVVGGGPAGLAVAQQVSEAGLTVCSIDPSPKLIWPNNYGVWVDEFEAMDLLDCLDTTWSGAVVFIDDQTKKDLGRPYGRVNRKQLKSKMLQKCISNGVKFHQAKVIKVIHEEAKSLLICNDGVTIQATVVLDATGFSRCLVQYDKPYNPGYQVAYGILAEVEEHPFDVDKMVFMDWRDSHLKGNMDLKERNSRIPTFLYAMPFSSNKIFLEETSLVARPGLAMEDIQQRMVARLKHLGIKVKAIEEDERCVIPMGGPLPVIPQRVVGIGGTAGMVHPSTGYMVARTLAAAPIVANSIVSYLGSEGGVSGNELSAKVWKNLWPIERRRQREFFCFGMDVLLKLDLTGTRRFFNAFFNLEPHYWHGFLSSRLFLPELIFFGLSLFSHASNMSRAEIMAKGTLPLVKMIGNLIQDREFDD; encoded by the coding sequence ATGGATAGGATGTTGATGGATACAGTGCTGAAAACGCATAATCAGCACGGGTTCTTGCGCCCGGTTTGTGGGTTCTCGGAAACTGTTAGCATTTTGAGCTCATCCAAGCTTCAAAACCAGGAGCTCAGGCTTAGTTCGAGAAAGGGTCATTTGAGAAGGGGTAAGAATGGGTGTATTAGGGCGAGCAGTGCTGCTCTTTTGGAGCTTGTCCCGGAAACCAAGAAGGAGAACCTCGAATTCGAGCTTCCCATGTATGACCCGTCGAAGGGCCTTGTGGTGGACCTAGCCGTGGTGGGAGGTGGTCCTGCAGGGCTCGCTGTGGCTCAGCAGGTTTCGGAGGCAGGACTCACGGTTTGCTCCATCGACCCGTCCCCCAAGTTGATTTGGCCCAACAATTACGGCGTGTGGGTGGATGAGTTTGAAGCCATGGACTTGCTGGATTGCCTAGACACTACCTGGTCTGGGGCAgtcgtgttcattgatgaccAAACGAAGAAGGATCTTGGAAGGCCGTATGGCCGAGTTAATAGGAAGCAACTCAAGTCCAAGATGCTCCAGAAGTGCATATCGAATGGTGTTAAGTTTCACCAAGCCAAAGTGATCAAAGTCATTCATGAAGAGGCCAAGTCTTTGCTCATATGCAATGATGGTGTCACAATCCAAGCCACAGTGGTTCTTGATGCCACTGGTTTCTCCAGATGTCTCGTTCAATATGACAAACCCTACAATCCTGGTTACCAAGTGGCATATGGGATACTAGCAGAAGTGGAAGAACACCCCTTTGATGTGGATAAGATGGTTTTCATGGACTGGAGAGACTCACACCTAAAGGGCAATATGGATTTGAAAGAACGAAATAGCAGGATCCCTACTTTTTTGTACGCAATGCCATTCTCTTCGAACAAGATATTTCTGGAAGAAACTTCCCTAGTAGCTCGGCCTGGATTAGCAATGGAAGATATTCAGCAAAGAATGGTGGCTAGATTAAAGCACCTGGGGATAAAGGTGAAGGCTATCGAAGAAGATGAGAGATGCGTCATCCCGATGGGTGGGCCCCTTCCTGTGATCCCTCAGAGAGTTGTTGGTATAGGTGGTACAGCTGGAATGGTGCATCCTTCCACGGGTTATATGGTAGCGAGAACGCTAGCAGCAGCTCCAATTGTCGCAAATTCCATAGTAAGTTATCTTGGTTCCGAAGGGGGTGTTTCAGGCAATGAATTATCCGCAAAGGTTTGGAAAAATTTGTGGCCCATAGAAAGGAGGAGACAGAGGGAGTTCTTCTGCTTCGGCATGGATGTTTTGCTCAAGCTTGATTTAACGGGTACAAGGAGATTCTTCAATGCGTTCTTCAATTTAGAACCTCATTACTGGCACGGGTTCTTGTCGTCTCGACTTTTTCTGCCAGAGCTCATCTTTTTTGGACTCTCGTTGTTTTCGCATGCTTCCAATATGTCAAGGGCAGAGATTATGGCGAAGGGAACATTACCACTGGTAAAAATGATTGGCAATTTGATACAGGACAGAGAATTCGATGACTAA
- the LOC104444319 gene encoding ganglioside-induced differentiation-associated protein 2, whose protein sequence is MASSSSSDDFSVVVLASDLGIDARPFLLKEPAGSPPEVAEGDDGGGGDDDWHDCSQDLSRHDDFSDLEFLQFFGLQGSDKAGNRIFRIVGKHFPALVVSGERLRKYVFHKICSDLPEGPFCIVYMHSTVQKEDNSPGISILRWIYEDLPTEIKERLQIVYFVHPGIRSRLVFATLGRLFLSGGLYWKIKYVSRLQYLWDDIKKGEIEIPDFVQEHDDILEHRPLTDYGIEPDPLHLTELPHSAYSFGRYEDRWAAREYASRYS, encoded by the exons ATGGCCAGCTCCTCGTCGTCGGATGACTTCTCCGTTGTGGTGCTGGCCTCCGACCTCGGGATCGACGCCCGTCCGTTCCTGCTGAAGGAGCCGGCGGGCTCGCCACCGGAGGTCGCGGAGGGAgacgacggtggcggcggcgacgacgactgGCACGATTGCTCTCAGGATCTCTCCCGCCACGACGACTTCTCCGACCTCGAATTCCTCCAGTTCTTCGGGCTCCAGGGCTCGGACAAGGCCGGCAACCGGATTTTCCGCATCGTCGGCAAGCACTTCCCCG CTCTTGTGGTGAGTGGAGAGCGGCTCCGGAAGTATGTATTTCATAAGATATGCAGTGATCTTCCAGAAGGGCCATTTTGTATTGTTTACATGCATAGTACTGTGCAAAAGGAGGATAATTCCCCGGGCATATCTATCTTGAGGTGGATTTATGAAGATCTCCCTACAGAAATCAAGGAGAGACTTCAAATTGTCTATTTTGTCCACCCTGGAATTCGTTCAAGGCTGGTCTTTGCCACCCTTGGTCGATTGTTCTTAAGTGGAGG GTTATATTGGAAAATTAAGTATGTAAGCCGCCTGCAGTACCTGTGGGATGAtataaaaaagggagagatagAAATCCCTGACTTTGTCCAAGAGCATGATGACATTCTCGAGCATAGACCGCTCACAGATTATGGGATTGAGCCCGACCCTCTTCATTTGACTGAGTTGCCTCACTCAGCCTACTCATTTGGGAGGTATGAAGACAGATGGGCAGCAAGGGAGTACGCGTCTcgatattcatga
- the LOC104444330 gene encoding L-galactono-1,4-lactone dehydrogenase, mitochondrial, with protein MLASLSLRRSLHSLRPRHRHLIVLSSSSAVPRAFCSDAAAAGTATTSSSSSEVRKYLGYTALVLFCGAATYYSFPFSDNAKHKKAQLFRYAPLPEDLHTVSNWSGTHEVQTRVFHQPESLAQLEEVVREADAKRARIRPVGSGLSPNGIGLSRAGMVNLALMDRVLAVDKERKTVRVEAGIRVQQLVDGIKEHGLTLQNFASIREQQIGGIVQVGAHGTGARLPPIDEQVTSMKLVTPAKGTIEVSKEKDPELFYLARCGLGALGVVAEVTLQCVDRQELVEHTTVSTMQEIKKNHKKLLSENKHVKYLYIPYTDTVVVVTCNPVSKWKGPPKFKPKYTVDEALQHVRQLYQESLQKYRPEVKSSNDDEPDINELSFTELRDKLLALDPLNKDHIIKVNQAEADFWKKSEGYRVGWSDEILGFDCGGQQWVSETCFPAGTLSKPSMKDLEYIEELKRLIEKEDIPAPAPIEQRWTACSKSPMSLASSPAEDDIFSWVGIIMYLPTSDARQRKEITEEFFHYRRLTQERLWDRYSAYEHWAKIEVPKDNEELAALQARLRKRFPVDAYNKARRELDPNKILCNNKLEKLFPPSESP; from the exons ATGTTGGCGTCACTCTCTCTCCGACGCTCCCTCCACTCCCTCCGCCCCCGCCACCGCCACCTCATAgtcctctcttcctcctccgccgtCCCCCGCGCCTTCTGctccgacgccgccgccgccggcacCGCCACcacctcgtcctcgtcctccgAGGTCCGCAAGTACCTGGGCTACACCGCCCTCGTCCTCTTCTGCGGCGCCGCGACCTACTACTCCTTCCCCTTCTCGGACAACGCCAAGCACAAGAAGGCCCAACTCTTCCGCTACGCCCCGCTCCCCGAGGACCTCCACACCGTCTCCAACTGGAGCGGCACCCACGAGGTGCAGACCCGCGTCTTCCACCAGCCCGAGAGCTTGGCCCAGCTCGAGGAGGTCGTCCGGGAGGCCGACGCCAAGAGGGCGCGGATCAGGCCCGTCGGGTCGGGTCTGTCCCCGAACGGGATCGGGTTGTCCCGGGCGGGGATGGTGAACCTGGCGCTCATGGACCGGGTGTTGGCGGTGGACAAGGAGAGGAAGACGGTGAGGGTGGAGGCCGGGATAAGAGTGCAGCAGCTGGTGGATGGGATTAAGGAGCACGGCCTCACTCTCCAGAACTTCGCTTCCATTAGGGAGCAGCAGATCGGTGGCATTGTCCAG GTTGGCGCACATGGCACTGGTGCCAGATTGCCTCCCATTGATGAGCAGGTCACCAGTATGAAATTGGTTACTCCTGCCAAGGGTACAATTGAGGTTTCAAAAGAGAAGGACCCAGAACTCTTCTATCTGGCTAGGTGTGGTCTTGGGGCCCTCGGTGTGGTTGCTGAAGTAACCCTGCAATGTGTTGACAGACAAGAGCTTGTGGAGCATACAACTGTGTCAACcatgcaagaaatcaagaaaaatcacaA GAAATTGTTGTCTGAGAATAAACATGTAAAGTATCTGTATATTCCTTATACAGATACTGTTGTGGTTGTGACCTGCAATCCTGTCTCAAAATGGAAAGGTCCACCTAAATTCAAACCCAAGTATACAGTGGACGAAGCTTTGCAGCATGTGCGGCAACTCTACCAGGAGTCACTTCAGAAGTATCG CCCTGAGGTTAAATCCTCCAATGATGATGAACCAGACATAAATGAGCTCTCTTTCACAGAGCTGAGAGATAAACTGCTTGCCCTGGATCCTCTCAATAAGGACCATATCATAAAGGTTAATCAAGCTGAGGCTGATTTCTGGAAGAAGTCAGAGGGATATAGGGTGGGTTGGAGCGATGAAATATTAGGCTTCGACTGTGGTGGCCAGCAGTGGGTCTCAGAGACTTGTTTTCCTGCCGGAACTCTATCTAAGCCAAGCATGAAAGATCTTGAATATATAGAAGAGCTGAAGCGGCTTATAGAGAAGGAGGATATACCTGCACCTGCTCCTATAGAGCAACGATGGACAGCTTGTAGCAAGAGTCCCATGAGTCTAGCATCAAGTCCAGCAGAAGACGACATATTCTCTTGG GTTGGGATTATTATGTACCTTCCAACAAGCGATGCTCGTCAGAGAAAGGAGATAACTGAAGAATTTTTCCACTATAGGCGTCTGACACAGGAACGGTTGTGGGATCGGTATTCTGCTTATGAGCACTGGGCTAAGATCGAG GTTCCAAAAGACAATGAAGAGCTTGCTGCCCTGCAAGCAAGACTAAGGAAACGCTTTCCGGTAGATGCGTACAACAAAGCACGGAGAGAGTTGGACCCCAACAAGATCCTTTGTAATAATAAACTGGAGAAATTGTTTCCTCCATCAGAATCCCCGTGA
- the LOC104444350 gene encoding BTB/POZ domain and ankyrin repeat-containing protein NOOT2: protein MSIEDSLRSLSLDYLNLLINGQAFSDVTFSVEGRLVHAHRCILAARSLFFRKFFCGSESPGGPSSDPSSGSGSRAARAAVIPVSSVGYEVFLLLLQFLYSGQVSIVPQKHEPRPDCGERGCWHTHCTSAVDLALDTLAAARSFGVEQLALLTQKQLASMVQKASIEDVMKVLIASRKHEMQPLWTTCSHLVAKSGLPPEVLAKHLPIDVVTKIEELRLKSSLARQSLMPHPHAHHPGHHDLVAAAGADLEDQKIRRMRRALDSSDVELVKLMVMGEGLNLDDALALHYAVENCSREVVKALLELGAANVNCPAGPAGKTPLHVAAEMVSPDMVAVLLDHHADPNVRTVDGVTPLDVLRALTSDFLFKGAVPGLAHIEPNKLRLCLELVQSAALVISREEGNANASSHSNNSIYNPPMSEGHSSGSSGGNMSNVNVDSRMVYLNLGAAQMGSGVDCGEEAETGRHRQRQRTQQVGCDPSSLYHHHRPEF from the exons ATGTCGATCGAGGACTCGCTGAGATCCCTGTCGCTGGACTACCTCAACCTCCTGATCAACGGGCAGGCCTTCAGCGACGTCACCTTCAGCGTGGAGGGCCGCCTCGTCCACGCCCACCGCTGCATCCTCGCCGCCCGCAGCCTCTTCTTCCGCAAGTTCTTCTGCGGATCCGAGTCCCCCGGGGGGCCCTCCTCGGATCCATCCTCCGGGTCGGGCTCGAGGGCCGCGCGGGCCGCGGTGATCCCGGTCAGCTCGGTGGGATACGAGGTgttcctgctgctgctgcagttCCTGTACAGTGGGCAGGTCTCAATCGTGCCGCAGAAGCACGAGCCCCGGCCTGACTGCGGGGAGCGCGGCTGCTGGCACACGCATTGCACCTCCGCCGTCGACCTCGCCCTCGACACCCTCGCCGCCGCCCGATCCTTCGGCGTCGAGCAGCTCGCATTGCTCACTCAG AAGCAATTGGCAAGCATGGTCCAGAAGGCCTCGATAGAGGACGTAATGAAAGTGCTAATAGCCTCAAGGAAGCACGAAATGCAACCACTGTGGACCACCTGCTCTCACCTGGTCGCCAAATCTGGCCTCCCACCTGAAGTACTAGCTAAACACCTCCCCATCGACGTGGTCACCAAGATCGAAGAGCTACGCCTCAAGTCTTCCCTCGCCCGCCAATCCCTCATGCCTCACCCCCACGCCCACCATCCTGGTCACCATGACCTTGTCGCAGCCGCTGGCGCCGACCTCGAGGACCAAAAGATACGGCGGATGCGGCGCGCCCTTGACTCGTCCGATGTCGAGCTCGTGAAGCTCATGGTGATGGGGGAGGGTCTCAACCTGGATGACGCACTGGCCCTTCACTACGCAGTCGAAAACTGCAGCCGGGAGGTGGTGAAGGCACTGCTTGAGCTCGGGGCTGCCAATGTGAACTGCCCTGCGGGGCCGGCAGGGAAGACCCCACTCCATGTCGCAGCCGAGATGGTGTCCCCAGATATGGTGGCGGTCCTCCTTGACCACCATGCGGACCCCAACGTCCGGACTGTCGATGGTGTCACCCCGCTCGATGTGCTCCGTGCCCTCACCTCCGACTTCCTCTTCAAGGGTGCCGTACCGGGGCTGGCCCACATCGAGCCCAACAAGCTCCGGCTCTGCCTCGAGCTCGTCCAGTCAGCGGCTCTTGTCATCTCGCGTGAGGAAGGGAACGCCAACGCATCCTCACATTCGAATAACAGCATCTATAACCCGCCAATGAGTGAAGGGCATAGCAGTGGAAGCAGTGGAGGGAACATGTCCAATGTGAACGTTGATTCAAGAATGGTTTATCTCAATCTTGGTGCTGCTCAAATGGGGTCAGGAGTGGACTGCGGTGAGGAAGCCGAGACCGGCCGTCACAGGCAAAGGCAAAGGACACAGCAAGTGGGTTGTGACCCTTCCTCATTGTACCACCACCACCGTCCAGAGTTTTAG